The proteins below are encoded in one region of candidate division KSB1 bacterium:
- a CDS encoding GlsB/YeaQ/YmgE family stress response membrane protein produces the protein MSLILFLIVGLAAGWLAGVVMKGKGFGMLGNMIVGTIGAFLGWLLFKFIGLLVYGLIGTLIMAFVGVVVLLFIIRLVKKA, from the coding sequence ATGAGTCTTATACTATTCTTGATAGTTGGATTAGCTGCCGGATGGTTAGCCGGTGTTGTTATGAAAGGCAAAGGCTTTGGGATGTTGGGTAACATGATTGTAGGAACCATAGGAGCATTTTTAGGTTGGTTATTGTTCAAATTTATTGGATTGCTTGTATACGGATTGATCGGTACCTTAATCATGGCGTTCGTTGGTGTAGTCGTTTTGCTTTTCATCATAAGATTGGTCAAAAAAGCTTGA
- a CDS encoding PD40 domain-containing protein translates to MHPNKFRKVTFFILGSVFLVTAITVLVGRFLIDAGWDSGPSWSPDSNKIAYAMDNDGDFAIYVMNTDGSGQIQLTQNDAQDHYPSWSPDDSKIVFISDRDGNWEIYSMNPDGSGQVNLTRDPGDDIMHFSPWSPDGRKIVFWSNRDDNYEIYSMDVDGSNLARLTNDSNDEFYAQFSPHGSQLLFTTNRDGFANQEIYLMNLDGSDQTNLTKSAGNDNNGFWSPDGSKIVFQADRDGNIEIYVMNADGSDQINISQNSDNDINPRWSPDGSKIAFTSISEDQQDIYIVSINGLESYKLSSLEGDKYDPAWSPDGTKITFKYRFEDIVVIRVAFSVPQ, encoded by the coding sequence ATGCATCCAAATAAATTCCGAAAAGTCACTTTTTTCATACTGGGAAGTGTATTCCTGGTTACCGCCATAACTGTCTTGGTTGGTCGCTTTTTGATAGATGCCGGCTGGGATTCCGGCCCTTCCTGGTCACCAGATAGTAATAAGATCGCTTATGCGATGGACAACGATGGAGACTTCGCAATCTATGTCATGAATACCGATGGCAGCGGGCAAATCCAATTAACCCAAAATGATGCTCAAGACCATTATCCTTCCTGGTCTCCAGATGACAGCAAAATTGTTTTTATTTCTGACAGAGACGGCAATTGGGAAATTTATAGCATGAATCCGGATGGCAGCGGCCAGGTAAACTTAACCCGGGACCCCGGTGATGATATTATGCACTTTTCACCCTGGTCTCCGGATGGCCGAAAAATCGTTTTCTGGTCAAACCGTGATGACAATTATGAAATCTATAGCATGGATGTTGATGGCTCGAACCTTGCCCGGTTAACCAACGATTCCAATGATGAGTTTTATGCCCAATTTTCTCCACACGGAAGCCAACTATTATTTACGACAAACCGGGATGGTTTTGCCAATCAAGAGATTTATTTGATGAATCTCGATGGTTCCGATCAAACGAATCTGACGAAATCTGCCGGCAATGACAACAATGGATTTTGGTCACCGGATGGTTCCAAAATTGTATTTCAGGCAGATCGGGACGGGAATATAGAGATTTATGTTATGAATGCCGACGGTAGTGATCAAATAAATATTTCACAAAATTCTGACAATGATATCAACCCGAGATGGTCTCCGGATGGTTCAAAAATTGCGTTTACTTCGATTAGTGAGGATCAACAGGACATTTATATTGTGAGTATAAATGGGTTAGAATCCTATAAATTATCCAGCCTTGAAGGGGATAAATATGATCCTGCCTGGTCTCCGGATGGCACAAAAATAACATTTAAATATAGATTTGAAGATATTGTCGTCATTCGTGTCGCTTTCAGCGTGCCTCAATAA
- a CDS encoding class I SAM-dependent methyltransferase has product MKRTPEPELMTDDVQAQAYAEADFEDPHRRFIEQFIKQFGAEDNKGYVLDLGCGPGDISFRFAKTFPKCIVHGVDGSEAMLRYGHEILSKKYDIQERVKLIHGLLPGATLPRDQYDIIISNSILHHLKNPQDLWTTIKSYADRSTPIFIMDLIRPANEQIARNLVEKYAREESWILKLDYFNSFLAAYEIDEIKDQLKEANLDFLSVYQATDRHVIVSGLYG; this is encoded by the coding sequence ATGAAAAGAACCCCTGAACCAGAATTAATGACAGACGACGTGCAAGCGCAAGCTTATGCCGAAGCCGACTTTGAAGACCCACACAGACGTTTTATCGAACAGTTCATAAAACAATTTGGCGCTGAAGATAACAAAGGTTATGTCCTGGATCTTGGCTGTGGACCTGGAGATATTTCGTTTCGATTTGCCAAAACATTCCCAAAGTGTATCGTGCACGGTGTTGACGGCTCAGAAGCTATGCTGCGTTACGGCCATGAAATATTATCAAAGAAATATGATATCCAGGAGCGTGTAAAGTTGATCCATGGATTGCTCCCCGGTGCTACTCTTCCAAGAGATCAGTATGATATTATTATCAGCAACAGTATATTACATCATCTTAAAAATCCTCAAGATCTTTGGACAACGATTAAATCTTATGCCGATAGGAGTACACCCATTTTCATCATGGATCTCATAAGACCTGCCAATGAACAAATTGCCAGGAACCTGGTAGAGAAATATGCAAGAGAAGAGTCCTGGATTCTTAAGTTAGATTATTTCAATTCATTTCTTGCAGCTTATGAAATTGATGAGATTAAGGACCAGTTAAAAGAAGCTAATTTGGATTTTCTATCTGTTTATCAGGCAACCGATCGCCATGTTATAGTTTCTGGTTTGTATGGATAA
- a CDS encoding HAD-IB family phosphatase — protein MCTIFFDFDSTLISCESLEEIIKTKLGNESKTIEKISKITQMGMDGQISFIESLQRRLEYISLSKSDVVRFGRQAEKYITVGMQELIQDLHKKNVDIHIVSGGFKEAIFPVAEVLNISPDNIHAVQLIWDSQGNFKEIDDDDKFSQSKVEGIKSVSKNWPKPKIAIGDGSTDLALFEYGLVDHFILFTQHVRRSELMIRSANVAGNVKELVKLLEQWA, from the coding sequence ATGTGTACTATATTTTTTGATTTTGACTCCACATTGATTTCATGCGAAAGTCTTGAAGAGATCATAAAAACAAAGTTAGGTAATGAGTCAAAGACTATTGAAAAAATAAGCAAAATCACCCAAATGGGCATGGATGGCCAGATTAGTTTTATTGAATCTTTACAACGACGATTGGAATACATTTCTTTATCCAAATCGGATGTCGTACGATTTGGCAGACAAGCAGAGAAGTATATTACTGTAGGAATGCAAGAATTAATCCAAGATTTGCACAAGAAGAATGTTGATATTCATATTGTAAGCGGCGGATTCAAAGAGGCAATTTTCCCAGTAGCAGAGGTGCTAAATATATCTCCTGATAATATACATGCGGTTCAATTAATATGGGATTCACAGGGTAATTTTAAAGAGATAGATGATGATGACAAATTTAGCCAGTCAAAAGTTGAGGGAATCAAATCCGTTTCAAAAAATTGGCCGAAACCGAAAATAGCCATTGGAGACGGAAGTACTGATTTAGCTCTATTTGAGTATGGTTTGGTCGATCATTTTATTCTGTTCACTCAACATGTGCGGCGAAGTGAATTAATGATTAGATCTGCCAACGTTGCCGGCAATGTGAAAGAATTGGTGAAACTTTTGGAGCAGTGGGCATGA
- a CDS encoding TonB-dependent receptor, giving the protein MCNKFNKEKKISYLALIFLFSVVILFLSSSLSFSQETWGAIEGRITNRQTGERLADVNVTIEGTTLGDVSDRRGHYLIMRIPTGKHTLIVRLIGYKEFKKEIRIRDGKVERVDAKLDATVIGTPEVIVEAKRNRIPELTLRPAEIEISPRAIEVMPGALEDVLRGLQALPGVVATSDFSTQIIVRGGTTDQNLFLFEGIELYNPYRKTGIASLFNPSIVEDIQLYTGAFPAIFGDRLSSVLNVTLRNGSATKKLGAEVGVNLSTANLLFEGKTGIFDGGWIVSGRKSYYDLFSESFVQEIGIVNDVAFPKFEDLQGKIFLQPAKNHRVEFVGLYSQDTKDWLRREELGEQESTPDSPSNKDKTKNALFGGKWIYSQSSKYQLNLFANWYRTNGTADFAEEFVPEEEEKRIDSFFPPPPVFGTGDTISLKYNQDFNFNRYSFGMSNRIEYGNHQVQLGMGVDLLENSFSSELELNDFGRFLFDALESAPNWIGAIANNVVQDNSYDRWHSYLQDRWTQFNGKLLVQPGLRYDHFGLLDNGFLSPRFSISYQLDRKTKATAAWGIFYQSPGFEKMLDIGELVALNRFDSLNGLEPEKSSHYLLSLNHTISDQWRLRVESYFKDFSGLIRQKPEEITVFLPHYLSGSPAYGNSYAIVEETVFSPSTTPVNDAKGKAYGLEFLLEKKTIRASDPWNGWISYSYSDSKREQLLDGKRIEFPFDFNRKHAVNVVMNRRIGNSLQIGLTWRYGSGFPYTPPSKLSPLVGKATNPFDPNEIINFVLTDPETGFARFIPIFESIDNVNSANLPDYHRLDLRISYGAKLKTGSWEIYLDLINVYNRKNVFQYRYITRFEDLFENLPSALHNPKPVLFRQPVYMYPFIPSLGINVSF; this is encoded by the coding sequence ATGTGTAATAAATTCAATAAAGAGAAAAAAATATCTTATCTGGCGTTAATCTTTCTATTTTCTGTTGTAATCCTTTTTCTTTCATCCTCTTTAAGTTTTTCACAAGAAACGTGGGGTGCGATTGAGGGAAGAATAACAAATCGCCAAACTGGCGAGAGATTAGCAGACGTGAATGTAACGATAGAAGGTACAACCCTGGGGGATGTTTCCGATCGAAGGGGTCACTATTTGATCATGAGAATTCCCACCGGAAAACATACCTTGATAGTTCGGTTAATCGGTTACAAAGAATTTAAGAAAGAAATTCGTATTCGTGATGGCAAAGTTGAGAGGGTAGATGCTAAATTGGATGCGACAGTAATAGGTACGCCTGAAGTTATTGTGGAGGCGAAACGTAACCGTATACCGGAGTTAACACTCAGACCTGCGGAAATTGAAATAAGTCCGCGCGCTATTGAGGTAATGCCAGGAGCATTAGAGGATGTTTTGCGAGGGTTACAGGCGCTCCCGGGAGTTGTGGCAACAAGCGATTTTTCCACGCAAATTATCGTACGCGGCGGTACAACGGATCAGAACCTTTTCTTATTTGAAGGCATCGAACTTTATAATCCCTATCGGAAAACCGGAATTGCAAGTTTATTTAATCCAAGCATTGTTGAAGACATTCAGCTATACACCGGGGCATTCCCGGCAATTTTTGGTGATCGGTTGTCTTCAGTATTAAATGTTACACTAAGAAATGGCTCGGCAACCAAAAAGCTTGGTGCTGAAGTCGGGGTAAATCTATCGACAGCAAATCTTTTATTCGAAGGAAAGACCGGTATTTTTGATGGAGGCTGGATCGTTTCCGGGCGGAAATCTTATTACGATCTTTTCTCCGAATCATTTGTGCAGGAAATTGGAATCGTGAACGATGTGGCGTTTCCCAAGTTCGAAGATCTACAGGGCAAAATATTTCTTCAACCTGCCAAAAACCACCGGGTTGAGTTTGTTGGCCTATATAGCCAGGATACAAAAGACTGGTTGAGACGAGAAGAGCTAGGCGAACAAGAATCAACCCCCGATAGCCCAAGTAATAAAGATAAAACTAAAAATGCTCTTTTTGGCGGTAAATGGATTTATTCACAGTCTTCCAAATATCAATTAAATCTGTTTGCGAATTGGTACCGAACGAATGGTACAGCCGATTTTGCCGAAGAGTTTGTTCCCGAAGAGGAAGAGAAAAGGATAGATTCATTTTTTCCACCGCCACCTGTCTTTGGAACAGGAGATACGATTTCTTTAAAATACAACCAGGATTTCAATTTCAATCGATATTCCTTCGGTATGTCTAACAGGATAGAATATGGGAATCACCAAGTACAATTAGGAATGGGTGTTGATTTATTGGAAAATTCATTTTCTTCGGAACTGGAGTTGAATGATTTTGGCCGATTTTTATTCGATGCGTTGGAATCTGCTCCCAATTGGATTGGGGCTATTGCAAATAATGTTGTGCAGGATAATTCTTATGATCGCTGGCATTCCTATTTGCAAGACCGGTGGACACAATTTAATGGGAAATTATTGGTTCAACCGGGTTTACGGTATGATCATTTCGGACTTTTGGATAATGGATTTTTATCACCCCGGTTCAGTATTTCATATCAATTGGATAGAAAAACAAAAGCGACTGCAGCTTGGGGAATATTTTATCAAAGCCCGGGATTCGAAAAAATGCTGGATATTGGAGAGTTAGTTGCACTCAATCGGTTTGATAGTCTAAATGGCTTGGAGCCAGAAAAAAGCAGCCATTATTTACTTAGTTTGAATCATACTATAAGCGATCAGTGGCGATTAAGAGTTGAAAGCTATTTCAAAGATTTTTCGGGATTGATCAGGCAAAAACCGGAAGAAATTACCGTATTTTTGCCACACTATTTATCCGGTTCACCTGCATACGGGAATTCATATGCCATCGTTGAAGAAACTGTTTTTTCGCCCAGTACTACTCCTGTTAATGATGCAAAAGGGAAAGCCTATGGCTTAGAATTCTTACTCGAGAAAAAAACAATTCGAGCATCTGATCCATGGAATGGCTGGATATCCTATTCATACTCAGATTCTAAGAGGGAGCAATTATTAGATGGCAAAAGAATCGAATTCCCATTTGATTTCAATCGTAAACACGCAGTGAATGTTGTAATGAACCGAAGAATCGGAAACAGTTTGCAAATCGGACTTACCTGGCGCTATGGCTCCGGATTTCCGTACACACCGCCGAGTAAATTATCCCCTTTGGTAGGAAAAGCTACGAATCCATTTGATCCAAACGAAATTATTAATTTTGTCTTAACAGATCCTGAGACCGGTTTCGCCCGGTTTATCCCAATCTTCGAGTCTATCGACAATGTCAATTCTGCTAACTTGCCGGATTATCACCGGCTTGATTTGAGAATTTCTTATGGAGCCAAACTGAAGACCGGTTCCTGGGAAATTTACCTGGATCTGATTAATGTGTATAACCGAAAGAATGTATTTCAGTATCGTTATATCACCCGGTTTGAAGATCTTTTTGAAAATCTACCATCAGCATTGCACAATCCAAAGCCAGTGCTTTTCAGGCAACCGGTTTATATGTATCCATTTATTCCTTCATTAGGAATTAATGTTTCATTTTAG
- the serA gene encoding phosphoglycerate dehydrogenase produces the protein MKNTLSLSKEKIKITLLEGIHPSAVTTFENYNYYKIERFTHSPEPDEWVEKYKDTHILGIRSRTQISTKILQQLPKLIAIGCFCIGTDQVDLEDAARKGIPVFNAPHSNTRSVAELVIGLTIMLLREIFPKSFAAHNHEWQKTMKQSSEVRGKTMGIIGYGHIGSQVSVLAESMGMQVFYYDIQIKLPLGNAKQVDSIDQLLSTSDIVTIHVSENDTSRNLMNRDRIKKMKRSACLINASRGSIVDLDSLAESLKKKQLQGAAIDVFPKEPGSQTEKFESPLIGLHNVILTPHIGGSTMEAQKNIGIEVANKLVLFSDRGATEGAVNFPGVKLPPNENAHRILHIHENKPGILKEINEKVAEKGINIHAQYLETNNSIGYVVLDIDPMVSKRHLKLLRQEITEIDGTIRTRMLY, from the coding sequence ATGAAAAACACTTTATCATTGAGTAAAGAGAAGATCAAAATAACTCTTCTGGAGGGGATCCATCCTTCGGCAGTAACCACTTTCGAAAATTATAATTATTATAAAATAGAGAGGTTTACCCATTCACCGGAGCCAGATGAATGGGTAGAAAAATACAAAGATACCCATATCCTTGGGATTCGTTCCCGGACGCAAATATCAACAAAGATTTTGCAGCAATTGCCCAAATTAATTGCAATCGGCTGTTTTTGTATTGGGACGGACCAAGTTGATTTGGAAGACGCCGCGCGTAAAGGTATTCCGGTTTTCAATGCGCCGCATTCTAATACTCGCTCAGTTGCAGAATTAGTGATTGGATTAACAATTATGCTTTTGCGCGAAATCTTTCCCAAAAGTTTTGCTGCCCATAATCACGAATGGCAAAAAACCATGAAACAAAGTTCCGAGGTTCGCGGCAAGACCATGGGAATCATTGGCTATGGTCATATAGGCTCGCAGGTTTCTGTACTGGCCGAATCCATGGGAATGCAAGTATTCTATTATGATATTCAAATCAAACTCCCACTCGGTAATGCAAAACAGGTAGATTCAATTGACCAGTTGTTATCCACTTCGGATATCGTTACCATCCATGTCTCTGAAAATGATACCAGCCGGAATTTGATGAATCGGGATCGAATCAAAAAAATGAAAAGAAGTGCTTGCCTGATTAATGCAAGCAGGGGCAGTATTGTTGATTTGGATTCATTGGCTGAAAGTCTAAAAAAGAAGCAACTTCAAGGCGCCGCCATTGATGTTTTTCCAAAAGAACCTGGCTCACAAACGGAAAAATTTGAGAGTCCGTTAATTGGTTTGCATAATGTGATTTTAACTCCCCATATTGGTGGATCAACCATGGAAGCCCAGAAGAATATAGGAATAGAGGTAGCGAATAAGCTTGTTTTATTCAGCGACCGGGGCGCCACAGAAGGGGCTGTTAATTTTCCGGGCGTCAAGTTACCGCCCAATGAAAACGCCCATCGAATCTTACATATTCATGAAAACAAACCGGGAATCTTGAAAGAGATTAATGAGAAGGTAGCGGAGAAGGGCATCAATATCCATGCGCAATATTTGGAAACAAATAATTCGATTGGCTATGTCGTTCTTGACATAGACCCTATGGTTTCAAAGCGTCACCTAAAATTATTAAGGCAAGAGATAACCGAAATCGACGGCACTATTCGAACTCGAATGTTATATTAG
- a CDS encoding M28 family peptidase, whose amino-acid sequence MILLFVTMIFFTSPTLSQSDKPLLGFTADQSKAQRQLEAKFDANLKSDNLRNWMKQLSAHPHHVGSPHGKRNAEMIASLFESWGYETEIEVFHVLFPTPKLRLLEMIEPTHYKAALFEPELKEDATSGQVDEQLPSYNAYSPDGDITGELVYVNYGITADYEELERFGIDVKGKIVIARYGGSWRGIKPKVAAEKGAIGCILYSDPINDGYYQGDVYPKGSFKNEHGVQRGSVEDMPLYPGDPLTPGIGATKNAKRLERKNAPNLVKIPVLPISYSDALPLLKAMEGPVAPSNWRGALPITYHIGPGPAKVHLKLEFNWNIEPAYDVIARIMGSELPDEWIIRGNHHDAWVNGADDPTSGMVAMLEEARGVASLVKSGWKPKRTIIYCAWDAEEPGLLGSTEWVEHHASELKEKAVVYINTDSYGRGFLFMSGSHTLEKFINQVARDVEDPQKGISVLKRARALRIMRGSAESRREAKNRADLRIGALGSGSDYTPFLQHLGIASLNLGYGGENRGGEYHSIYDSFDHYIRFGDPKFEYGIALAKTAGRAVLRLANADILPFDFQNFTDTISNYIKEVSELADKLRDDTERENSMITDGIYKAVYDPTKQYVMPDKKDAVPYFNFAPLQNALSNLKTKADNFEQVLKDMMDSGNSLSLNQQKELGKILYQTERTLTRKEGLPRRSWFKHHIYAPGFYTGYGVKTLPGVREAIEQRNWQEVEEQIPIVAEVLTNFAEQIVAATEIMKK is encoded by the coding sequence ATGATTTTGCTATTTGTTACGATGATTTTTTTTACTTCACCTACTTTGTCACAATCCGACAAACCATTGTTAGGATTTACGGCAGATCAATCCAAAGCTCAACGCCAACTCGAAGCTAAATTCGATGCCAATTTAAAAAGTGACAATCTACGCAATTGGATGAAGCAATTATCAGCCCACCCTCATCATGTAGGTTCTCCACACGGTAAACGTAATGCTGAAATGATTGCATCGTTGTTTGAATCCTGGGGTTATGAAACAGAGATTGAAGTTTTCCATGTCCTCTTCCCTACCCCAAAACTCCGACTTTTAGAAATGATAGAACCCACCCATTATAAAGCTGCTTTGTTCGAACCCGAACTGAAAGAAGATGCTACATCCGGACAGGTTGATGAGCAATTGCCGAGCTATAATGCTTATTCTCCGGACGGTGATATTACCGGAGAATTGGTTTATGTCAATTATGGCATTACTGCAGATTATGAGGAATTGGAACGGTTCGGCATCGACGTGAAAGGCAAAATTGTGATTGCCCGCTATGGCGGTTCCTGGCGTGGGATTAAACCCAAAGTGGCCGCTGAAAAAGGCGCTATCGGTTGCATTTTGTATTCGGATCCGATAAATGATGGTTATTACCAGGGCGATGTTTATCCGAAAGGCTCCTTCAAAAATGAACATGGAGTCCAGCGAGGTTCTGTGGAAGATATGCCCCTTTACCCGGGGGACCCCTTAACTCCCGGTATTGGCGCCACAAAAAACGCCAAACGCCTGGAACGAAAAAACGCACCTAACCTGGTTAAAATACCGGTTCTTCCCATTTCCTACAGTGATGCTTTACCGCTTTTGAAAGCTATGGAGGGACCTGTAGCTCCATCAAATTGGCGTGGAGCGCTGCCTATTACTTACCACATTGGTCCAGGACCGGCAAAAGTGCACCTTAAGCTCGAATTCAATTGGAATATCGAACCTGCTTATGATGTCATTGCCAGGATCATGGGTAGTGAGCTTCCGGATGAGTGGATCATTCGCGGCAATCACCACGATGCCTGGGTCAATGGCGCCGATGATCCAACCAGCGGTATGGTTGCCATGCTGGAAGAAGCCAGGGGAGTAGCAAGTCTCGTTAAGTCCGGCTGGAAACCAAAACGAACCATCATCTATTGCGCCTGGGATGCGGAAGAACCTGGCTTGTTGGGTTCAACCGAATGGGTGGAACATCATGCTAGTGAACTCAAGGAAAAAGCGGTTGTCTATATTAACACAGATTCCTATGGACGCGGATTTCTTTTTATGAGTGGTTCCCATACTCTGGAGAAATTTATTAACCAGGTCGCTCGTGATGTGGAGGATCCACAAAAAGGCATCAGCGTATTGAAACGCGCTCGTGCACTAAGAATTATGAGGGGTAGTGCAGAATCACGTCGTGAAGCAAAAAATAGAGCCGACTTGCGTATCGGCGCATTGGGTTCTGGCTCTGACTATACACCTTTCCTGCAGCATTTAGGGATCGCGTCATTGAATCTCGGTTATGGCGGTGAAAACCGTGGTGGTGAATATCATTCCATCTACGATTCTTTCGACCACTACATCCGTTTTGGCGACCCAAAATTCGAATATGGAATCGCCCTTGCCAAAACAGCCGGCCGCGCTGTTCTCCGCCTGGCAAACGCAGATATTCTGCCGTTTGATTTTCAGAATTTTACAGATACCATTTCAAATTATATCAAAGAAGTGAGCGAGCTTGCTGATAAACTACGTGACGATACCGAGCGCGAAAATTCAATGATCACCGATGGCATTTACAAAGCTGTTTATGATCCCACAAAACAATATGTCATGCCGGATAAAAAGGACGCCGTCCCCTATTTTAATTTTGCACCCCTGCAAAATGCTCTTTCTAATCTAAAAACAAAGGCTGACAACTTCGAGCAAGTTTTAAAGGATATGATGGATTCAGGGAATTCTTTGAGCTTAAATCAGCAAAAAGAATTAGGAAAAATCCTTTATCAAACTGAACGAACTCTTACAAGAAAAGAAGGATTGCCGCGAAGATCCTGGTTTAAGCACCACATCTATGCACCGGGTTTTTATACCGGCTATGGCGTTAAAACCTTACCTGGAGTTCGTGAAGCCATTGAGCAAAGGAACTGGCAAGAGGTTGAAGAACAGATCCCTATTGTTGCTGAGGTTTTAACTAATTTTGCAGAGCAGATTGTAGCTGCAACAGAGATAATGAAGAAATAA
- a CDS encoding HIT family protein, producing MSQCTFCDIVKGEINAAFVYEDDTSVAFLDHRPLFPGHILLAPRSHYVTLPDLPTALVPEFFVAAQLLSRAVQLAMKSQGTFVAMNNTVSQSVPHLHVHIVPRTKGDGLKGFFWPRTTYKEVDHIIQVQESIRAEVRNLIKE from the coding sequence ATGTCTCAGTGTACATTTTGTGATATCGTAAAAGGTGAAATCAATGCAGCCTTCGTCTACGAAGACGATACATCCGTAGCATTTCTAGACCACAGGCCGTTATTTCCAGGACACATTCTGCTAGCACCGAGGTCTCATTACGTTACTTTGCCAGACTTACCAACCGCTCTTGTACCTGAGTTTTTCGTGGCTGCCCAGCTTCTTTCCAGGGCGGTTCAATTAGCGATGAAATCACAGGGAACATTTGTAGCGATGAACAATACTGTTAGCCAGAGCGTTCCTCATCTTCATGTTCATATTGTACCAAGAACCAAAGGCGATGGTCTGAAAGGATTCTTCTGGCCTCGAACTACATACAAAGAAGTCGACCATATTATACAAGTACAGGAATCCATTCGGGCTGAAGTTAGGAACTTGATAAAGGAATAA
- a CDS encoding amidohydrolase family protein, with amino-acid sequence MFKRMIYFYTISIILGVGVLITTANLGAKQSKTENKIAFVNVNVIPMDAERVLNNQTVVVHFDRIIELGPSHSVKVPDNALQIDGSGKFLLPGLAEMHGHLPGIRASDEDIEKVLFLYAANGVTTVRGMLGQPNQLELKTKTNSGKLFAPTLYLAGPSFNNRTVESSEQGAQRVRDQKAEGWDLLKIHPGLTLDQYDAIATTAAEVGIRFGGHVPADVGLLHAIQMGQETFDHLDGFIQFLDAFDKPIENARLQHIVQLTKSANAWVVPTLVLWRIGIIGLEDAEDLSKLAELKYWPQESRPGVEGVKSWGTRQGRAAERRKENPSRAEQWDKNRRTLLKALNDGGVGILMGTDSPQIFSVPGFSLHNEMAAMSESGLTPYEILKSGTKNVGDYFQRYDSFGTIAVGKRADLILVNENPLDNIANVKKRVGVMIRGRWMSEVDIQKRLQAIASSWGN; translated from the coding sequence ATGTTTAAACGAATGATTTATTTCTATACGATATCAATTATTTTGGGTGTTGGTGTGTTAATCACAACTGCAAATCTAGGAGCAAAACAAAGCAAAACTGAAAATAAAATTGCTTTTGTCAACGTCAATGTGATCCCGATGGATGCAGAGCGCGTCCTAAATAATCAAACTGTAGTCGTTCATTTTGATCGTATTATCGAGTTAGGTCCAAGTCATTCGGTTAAAGTTCCGGATAATGCTTTGCAAATTGACGGAAGTGGAAAATTCCTATTGCCGGGTCTGGCTGAAATGCATGGTCATTTACCAGGAATTAGAGCCTCTGATGAAGATATCGAAAAAGTTCTTTTTCTTTATGCCGCAAATGGGGTAACTACTGTGAGAGGGATGTTGGGGCAACCCAATCAATTAGAGCTAAAAACCAAAACCAATAGTGGGAAGTTATTTGCACCTACTCTTTATTTAGCCGGTCCAAGCTTTAATAATCGCACTGTAGAATCTTCGGAACAGGGTGCACAACGGGTTCGAGATCAAAAGGCCGAAGGTTGGGATTTACTCAAAATTCATCCGGGTCTAACCCTCGATCAGTACGACGCAATTGCCACTACTGCCGCTGAAGTCGGCATTCGTTTTGGCGGTCATGTTCCAGCGGATGTTGGTTTGCTGCATGCGATACAAATGGGACAGGAAACCTTCGACCACCTGGATGGTTTTATCCAATTTCTTGACGCGTTTGACAAACCAATCGAAAATGCGCGTTTACAACATATCGTTCAACTTACAAAAAGTGCAAATGCCTGGGTGGTTCCTACGCTTGTGCTCTGGCGGATAGGCATCATCGGTTTAGAAGATGCAGAAGATTTGAGCAAACTTGCAGAATTGAAATATTGGCCACAGGAATCTCGACCTGGAGTGGAAGGCGTAAAAAGCTGGGGCACTCGCCAGGGTCGTGCGGCCGAACGCAGAAAGGAAAATCCTTCCCGTGCAGAACAATGGGATAAAAATCGCAGGACACTTTTGAAGGCGTTAAATGATGGCGGCGTTGGTATTTTGATGGGCACCGATTCACCGCAAATTTTTAGTGTGCCAGGATTTTCACTGCATAATGAAATGGCGGCGATGTCTGAATCTGGATTAACACCTTATGAGATTTTGAAATCCGGCACCAAAAATGTAGGCGATTATTTCCAGCGTTATGATTCGTTCGGAACCATAGCTGTTGGCAAGCGAGCAGATTTAATACTTGTTAATGAAAATCCATTAGACAATATTGCCAATGTCAAAAAACGGGTTGGTGTTATGATTCGTGGACGATGGATGTCGGAAGTCGATATTCAAAAGAGATTACAAGCAATTGCTTCATCCTGGGGTAACTAA